A stretch of the Malus sylvestris chromosome 10, drMalSylv7.2, whole genome shotgun sequence genome encodes the following:
- the LOC126585102 gene encoding uncharacterized protein LOC126585102 isoform X3: MGSACCVAARDKTITNRANSEILHRNMRYSPTWSFRWDNRVGVAAEETSVSWFSDGVSRNDGSEVKFESACVSEEGSPLEHFRRHTAQKSSVSEGTAGHVRTPASGGHVFCMYHICFSVTCIMRLCQIRRQDFCIQLKYLGPRSELRVTWMAMHYTYALMEDQSISRNISMDASLEQVKESEESPTVSYPSPTKLSVSLPSTSSLSASPLSSQSHLPPPSSTLLRWPRCSPGHQLLRQVSDGRVPGNKSPNSFSISEDKARPPSWSNESARGSRGGSSDSWSMNAFSELMATSNRERWSFDSESFGFNREKITRSSSRVSATPSVDSQTCGVCSKLLAEKSSWSSQKIIATNELSVVSVLICGHVYHAECLENMTPEINKYDPACPVCTFGEKQIHKLSEKALKAEMDLKARNKRSRNRVLDLDGESAVFDRLKSTGHQGKDPKLGSSSSMKSSLGKPFLRRHFSFGSKSARALSENHSTRKKGFFWAKSSKM, from the exons ATGGGTTCTGCTTGTTGTGTTGCTGCTAGAGACAAGACTATAACAAACAGAGCTAATAGCGAAATTCTGCATCGTAATATGCGGTACTCACCAACTTGGAGCTTTCGGTGGGATAACCGGGTGGGGGTGGCAGCTGAAGAGACTTCTGTAAGTTGGTTTTCTGATGGTGTTAGCAGAAATGATGGATCAGAAGTTAAATTTGAGTCGGCATGTGTATCTGAGGAGGGAAGTCCACTGGAACATTTTCGAAGACATACGGCGCAAAAATCTTCAGTATCTGAGGGAACTGCTGGGCATGTCCGGACTCCTGCTTCAG GTGGCCATGTTTTTTGCATGTACCATATTTGCTTTAGTGTCACATGCATTATGAGACTTTGTCAAATACGAAGACAAGACTTTTGCATCCAATTAAAGTATTTAG GGCCACGCTCTGAACTGAGGGTGACTTGGATGGCTATGCATTACACATATGCACTGATGGAAG ATCAATCCATTTCAAGAAATATTTCCATGGATGCAAGTCTTGAGCAG GTAAAAGAGTCAGAAGAGTCCCCTACTGTTTCATATCCATCCCCGACAAAATTATCAGTTTCGTTGCCTTCTACTTCATCCTTGTCGGCATCCCCTTTGTCATCCCAGAGTCACCTGCCTCCTCCTAGCTCAACTCTATTGAGGTGGCCCCGCTGTTCTCCAGGACATCAGTTATTAAGGCAAGTATCTGATGGCCGAGTCCCAGGAAACAAGTCACCCAACAGCTTCTCAATTTCTGAAGATAAGGCAAGGCCTCCCTCATGGAGCAATGAATCTGCTAGGGGCTCCCGTGGTGGTTCTTCTGATAGTTGGTCTATGAATGCATTTTCCGAGCTCATGGCCACATCTAATAGAGAAAGGTGGTCTTTTGACAGCGAGTCCTTTGGCTTTAATCGTGAAAAGATAACTAGATCCAGTAGCAGAGTTTCAGCTACACCCTCTGTTGATTCGCAGACGTGTGGGGTTTGCTCAAAGCTTTTGGCTGAGAAATCTTCATGGAGCAGCCAAAAAATTATTGCAACCAATGAGCTTTCTGTGGTTTCAGTGTTAATTTGTGGACATGTTTATCATGCCGAGTGTTTGGAGAATATGACACCTGAAATTAACAAGTATGACCCAGCTTGCCCGGTTTGTACTTTTGGGGAGAAACAGATCCACAAGTTGTCCGAAAAAGCATTGAAAGCTGAAATGGATTTGAAAGCTAGAAACAAGAGATCGAGGAACCGGGTGTTAGACCTTGATGGTGAGTCTGCTGTGTTTGATCGCTTGAAAAGCACTGGACATCAAGGAAAGGATCCTAAGTTGGGATCCAGTTCCAGCATGAAAAGCTCCTTGGGAAAGCCTTTTTTGAGACGGCACTTCTCATTTGGCTCCAAGAGCGCTCGAGCCCTATCAGAGAATCATTCTACTAGAAAGAAAGGGTTCTTCTGGGCCAAATCCAGCAAGATGTGA
- the LOC126585102 gene encoding uncharacterized protein LOC126585102 isoform X1 has protein sequence MGSACCVAARDKTITNRANSEILHRNMRYSPTWSFRWDNRVGVAAEETSVSWFSDGVSRNDGSEVKFESACVSEEGSPLEHFRRHTAQKSSVSEGTAGHVRTPASGPRSELRVTWMAMHYTYALMEDQSISRNISMDASLEQVKESEESPTVSYPSPTKLSVSLPSTSSLSASPLSSQSHLPPPSSTLLRWPRCSPGHQLLRQVSDGRVPGNKSPNSFSISEDKARPPSWSNESARGSRGGSSDSWSMNAFSELMATSNRERWSFDSESFGFNREKITRSSSRVSATPSVDSQTCGVCSKLLAEKSSWSSQKIIATNELSVVSVLICGHVYHAECLENMTPEINKYDPACPVCTFGEKQIHKLSEKALKAEMDLKARNKRSRNRVLDLDGESAVFDRLKSTGHQGKDPKLGSSSSMKSSLGKPFLRRHFSFGSKSARALSENHSTRKKGFFWAKSSKM, from the exons ATGGGTTCTGCTTGTTGTGTTGCTGCTAGAGACAAGACTATAACAAACAGAGCTAATAGCGAAATTCTGCATCGTAATATGCGGTACTCACCAACTTGGAGCTTTCGGTGGGATAACCGGGTGGGGGTGGCAGCTGAAGAGACTTCTGTAAGTTGGTTTTCTGATGGTGTTAGCAGAAATGATGGATCAGAAGTTAAATTTGAGTCGGCATGTGTATCTGAGGAGGGAAGTCCACTGGAACATTTTCGAAGACATACGGCGCAAAAATCTTCAGTATCTGAGGGAACTGCTGGGCATGTCCGGACTCCTGCTTCAG GGCCACGCTCTGAACTGAGGGTGACTTGGATGGCTATGCATTACACATATGCACTGATGGAAG ATCAATCCATTTCAAGAAATATTTCCATGGATGCAAGTCTTGAGCAG GTAAAAGAGTCAGAAGAGTCCCCTACTGTTTCATATCCATCCCCGACAAAATTATCAGTTTCGTTGCCTTCTACTTCATCCTTGTCGGCATCCCCTTTGTCATCCCAGAGTCACCTGCCTCCTCCTAGCTCAACTCTATTGAGGTGGCCCCGCTGTTCTCCAGGACATCAGTTATTAAGGCAAGTATCTGATGGCCGAGTCCCAGGAAACAAGTCACCCAACAGCTTCTCAATTTCTGAAGATAAGGCAAGGCCTCCCTCATGGAGCAATGAATCTGCTAGGGGCTCCCGTGGTGGTTCTTCTGATAGTTGGTCTATGAATGCATTTTCCGAGCTCATGGCCACATCTAATAGAGAAAGGTGGTCTTTTGACAGCGAGTCCTTTGGCTTTAATCGTGAAAAGATAACTAGATCCAGTAGCAGAGTTTCAGCTACACCCTCTGTTGATTCGCAGACGTGTGGGGTTTGCTCAAAGCTTTTGGCTGAGAAATCTTCATGGAGCAGCCAAAAAATTATTGCAACCAATGAGCTTTCTGTGGTTTCAGTGTTAATTTGTGGACATGTTTATCATGCCGAGTGTTTGGAGAATATGACACCTGAAATTAACAAGTATGACCCAGCTTGCCCGGTTTGTACTTTTGGGGAGAAACAGATCCACAAGTTGTCCGAAAAAGCATTGAAAGCTGAAATGGATTTGAAAGCTAGAAACAAGAGATCGAGGAACCGGGTGTTAGACCTTGATGGTGAGTCTGCTGTGTTTGATCGCTTGAAAAGCACTGGACATCAAGGAAAGGATCCTAAGTTGGGATCCAGTTCCAGCATGAAAAGCTCCTTGGGAAAGCCTTTTTTGAGACGGCACTTCTCATTTGGCTCCAAGAGCGCTCGAGCCCTATCAGAGAATCATTCTACTAGAAAGAAAGGGTTCTTCTGGGCCAAATCCAGCAAGATGTGA
- the LOC126585102 gene encoding uncharacterized protein LOC126585102 isoform X2 — MGSACCVAARDKTITNRANSEILHRNMRYSPTWSFRWDNRVGVAAEETSVSWFSDGVSRNDGSEVKFESACVSEEGSPLEHFRRHTAQKSSVSEGTAGHVRTPASDQSISRNISMDASLEQVKESEESPTVSYPSPTKLSVSLPSTSSLSASPLSSQSHLPPPSSTLLRWPRCSPGHQLLRQVSDGRVPGNKSPNSFSISEDKARPPSWSNESARGSRGGSSDSWSMNAFSELMATSNRERWSFDSESFGFNREKITRSSSRVSATPSVDSQTCGVCSKLLAEKSSWSSQKIIATNELSVVSVLICGHVYHAECLENMTPEINKYDPACPVCTFGEKQIHKLSEKALKAEMDLKARNKRSRNRVLDLDGESAVFDRLKSTGHQGKDPKLGSSSSMKSSLGKPFLRRHFSFGSKSARALSENHSTRKKGFFWAKSSKM; from the exons ATGGGTTCTGCTTGTTGTGTTGCTGCTAGAGACAAGACTATAACAAACAGAGCTAATAGCGAAATTCTGCATCGTAATATGCGGTACTCACCAACTTGGAGCTTTCGGTGGGATAACCGGGTGGGGGTGGCAGCTGAAGAGACTTCTGTAAGTTGGTTTTCTGATGGTGTTAGCAGAAATGATGGATCAGAAGTTAAATTTGAGTCGGCATGTGTATCTGAGGAGGGAAGTCCACTGGAACATTTTCGAAGACATACGGCGCAAAAATCTTCAGTATCTGAGGGAACTGCTGGGCATGTCCGGACTCCTGCTTCAG ATCAATCCATTTCAAGAAATATTTCCATGGATGCAAGTCTTGAGCAG GTAAAAGAGTCAGAAGAGTCCCCTACTGTTTCATATCCATCCCCGACAAAATTATCAGTTTCGTTGCCTTCTACTTCATCCTTGTCGGCATCCCCTTTGTCATCCCAGAGTCACCTGCCTCCTCCTAGCTCAACTCTATTGAGGTGGCCCCGCTGTTCTCCAGGACATCAGTTATTAAGGCAAGTATCTGATGGCCGAGTCCCAGGAAACAAGTCACCCAACAGCTTCTCAATTTCTGAAGATAAGGCAAGGCCTCCCTCATGGAGCAATGAATCTGCTAGGGGCTCCCGTGGTGGTTCTTCTGATAGTTGGTCTATGAATGCATTTTCCGAGCTCATGGCCACATCTAATAGAGAAAGGTGGTCTTTTGACAGCGAGTCCTTTGGCTTTAATCGTGAAAAGATAACTAGATCCAGTAGCAGAGTTTCAGCTACACCCTCTGTTGATTCGCAGACGTGTGGGGTTTGCTCAAAGCTTTTGGCTGAGAAATCTTCATGGAGCAGCCAAAAAATTATTGCAACCAATGAGCTTTCTGTGGTTTCAGTGTTAATTTGTGGACATGTTTATCATGCCGAGTGTTTGGAGAATATGACACCTGAAATTAACAAGTATGACCCAGCTTGCCCGGTTTGTACTTTTGGGGAGAAACAGATCCACAAGTTGTCCGAAAAAGCATTGAAAGCTGAAATGGATTTGAAAGCTAGAAACAAGAGATCGAGGAACCGGGTGTTAGACCTTGATGGTGAGTCTGCTGTGTTTGATCGCTTGAAAAGCACTGGACATCAAGGAAAGGATCCTAAGTTGGGATCCAGTTCCAGCATGAAAAGCTCCTTGGGAAAGCCTTTTTTGAGACGGCACTTCTCATTTGGCTCCAAGAGCGCTCGAGCCCTATCAGAGAATCATTCTACTAGAAAGAAAGGGTTCTTCTGGGCCAAATCCAGCAAGATGTGA